One Serinicoccus chungangensis genomic window carries:
- a CDS encoding PaaI family thioesterase: MTDNTTSSPPTPTPTDNGVRGALAARMGIRLLELSAERTVATMPVEGNTQPYGLLHGGASAALAETVGSVAAAMHAGEGRIAVGVDLSATHHRPVREGEVTAVATPLARGRSVATYDIAITDDRGRRVCTARLTCALRDRPDAR; encoded by the coding sequence ATGACCGACAACACCACGTCCAGCCCTCCGACCCCGACGCCGACCGACAACGGGGTGCGCGGGGCCCTGGCCGCCCGCATGGGGATCCGCCTGCTGGAGCTCTCCGCCGAGCGCACCGTCGCGACCATGCCGGTGGAGGGGAACACCCAGCCGTACGGCCTGCTGCACGGTGGCGCGTCGGCGGCGCTGGCCGAGACGGTCGGGTCGGTGGCGGCCGCGATGCACGCGGGCGAGGGCCGTATCGCCGTGGGTGTCGACCTCAGCGCCACCCACCACCGGCCCGTGCGGGAGGGCGAGGTCACCGCCGTCGCCACCCCGCTCGCGCGGGGCCGCTCCGTCGCGACCTACGACATCGCCATCACCGACGACCGCGGACGCCGCGTCTGCACCGCGCGGCTCACCTGCGCGCTGCGCGACCGGCCGGACGCGCGGTGA
- a CDS encoding ANTAR domain-containing response regulator — protein sequence MSETTPQDPGAAPSATSGPVPDTTDGSGATSAGAGPEQETTAAEDGPERGLRILLAEDEALIRMDLAEMLTDAGHTIVGQAADGEQAVAQAQETTPDLVVMDIKMPGMDGITAAEQIGREGLAPVVMLTAFSDKNLVERARDAGVMSYVVKPFSAADVLPAIDIARARWAERKALEAEVADLGERFETRKQVDRAKGLLMAQLKLSEADAFRWIQKAAMDRRLSMREVAEAVISGMPAKKG from the coding sequence GTGAGCGAGACGACACCGCAGGACCCGGGGGCCGCACCCTCCGCGACGAGCGGGCCGGTGCCCGACACCACGGACGGGAGCGGTGCGACGTCGGCCGGTGCGGGTCCGGAGCAGGAGACGACCGCGGCGGAGGACGGGCCCGAGCGGGGCCTGCGCATCCTGCTGGCCGAGGACGAGGCCCTCATCCGGATGGACCTCGCCGAGATGCTCACCGACGCCGGGCACACCATCGTCGGCCAGGCCGCCGACGGGGAGCAGGCGGTGGCGCAGGCCCAGGAGACCACCCCCGACCTCGTCGTCATGGACATCAAGATGCCCGGGATGGACGGCATCACCGCGGCCGAGCAGATCGGCCGCGAGGGCCTGGCCCCGGTGGTCATGCTGACCGCCTTCAGCGACAAGAACCTCGTGGAGCGCGCCCGCGACGCCGGGGTCATGTCCTACGTCGTCAAGCCCTTCAGCGCCGCCGACGTCCTGCCGGCGATCGACATCGCGCGAGCCCGGTGGGCCGAGCGCAAGGCGCTCGAGGCGGAGGTCGCCGACCTGGGGGAGCGTTTCGAGACCCGCAAGCAGGTCGACCGGGCCAAGGGGCTGCTCATGGCTCAGCTCAAGCTGAGCGAGGCCGACGCCTTCCGGTGGATCCAGAAGGCCGCGATGGACCGGCGGCTGTCGATGCGCGAGGTCGCCGAGGCCGTCATCTCGGGCATGCCCGCCAAGAAGGGCTGA
- the pyk gene encoding pyruvate kinase: MRRAKIVCTLGPATDSYEQIEALVTAGMDVARLNLSHGSYEEHHERYLRVRQASDATGHAVAVLADLQGPKIRTGTFADGPVTLRTGDSFTITTRTVAGDSEVVGTTYSGLAGDVRPGDDLLVDDGKVLLQATEVTDTDVVCEVVVGGVVSNNKGINLPGTAVSVPAMSDKDEEDLRWALRSGVDFIALSFVRSGSDIEGVHRIMDEEGRRLPVIAKIEKPQAVDNLAGIVDAFDGIMVARGDLGVELPLEQVPLVQKDAIQLCREKAKPVIVATQVLESMVDNPRPTRAEASDCANAVLDGADAIMLSGETSVGAWPIRAVETMASIISSTEEHGLHRIAPIVSKPKTPGGAVTRAAISLADALGDQVKFLVTFTQSGDTTTRMARVRPGTPMLAFTTEQATRSRLALTWGVETFLVPFVWHTDQMVKQVEETLLREQRCQQGDVVVIVAGSPPGVSGTTNALRMHRVGDAILGQAPAYTHDPEV, from the coding sequence ATGCGTCGCGCCAAGATCGTCTGCACCCTCGGCCCCGCCACCGACTCCTACGAGCAGATCGAAGCGCTCGTCACCGCCGGTATGGACGTGGCTCGGCTCAACCTCTCACACGGCTCCTACGAGGAGCACCACGAGCGCTACCTGCGCGTCCGGCAGGCCAGTGACGCCACCGGGCACGCCGTGGCCGTGCTCGCCGACCTGCAGGGGCCCAAGATCCGCACCGGCACCTTCGCCGACGGCCCGGTCACCCTGAGGACGGGTGACTCGTTCACCATCACCACCAGGACGGTGGCGGGGGACAGCGAGGTGGTCGGCACGACCTACTCCGGGCTGGCGGGGGACGTGCGGCCCGGCGACGACCTGCTCGTCGACGACGGCAAGGTGCTGCTGCAGGCCACCGAGGTCACGGACACCGACGTCGTCTGCGAGGTCGTCGTGGGGGGCGTGGTGTCCAACAACAAGGGCATCAACCTCCCCGGCACCGCCGTGAGCGTCCCCGCGATGTCGGACAAGGACGAGGAGGACCTGCGCTGGGCCCTGCGCAGCGGGGTCGACTTCATCGCGCTGTCCTTCGTCCGCTCCGGCAGCGACATCGAGGGCGTGCACCGCATCATGGACGAGGAGGGACGCCGCCTGCCGGTCATCGCCAAGATCGAGAAGCCGCAGGCGGTCGACAACCTCGCCGGCATCGTCGACGCCTTCGACGGCATCATGGTCGCGCGCGGCGACCTGGGCGTCGAGCTGCCCCTTGAGCAGGTGCCGCTGGTCCAGAAGGACGCCATCCAGCTGTGTCGCGAGAAGGCGAAGCCGGTGATCGTGGCGACCCAGGTGCTGGAGTCGATGGTCGACAACCCCCGCCCCACCCGCGCCGAGGCCAGCGACTGCGCCAACGCCGTGCTGGACGGGGCGGACGCCATCATGCTCTCCGGCGAGACCTCCGTCGGTGCCTGGCCGATCCGCGCGGTCGAGACCATGGCGAGCATCATCTCCAGCACCGAGGAGCACGGGCTGCACCGGATCGCCCCCATCGTGAGCAAGCCGAAGACCCCGGGTGGTGCCGTCACCCGGGCCGCGATCTCCCTGGCCGACGCCCTCGGCGACCAGGTGAAGTTCCTCGTGACCTTCACCCAGAGCGGTGACACCACCACCCGGATGGCCCGGGTGCGTCCGGGCACCCCGATGCTGGCCTTCACGACCGAGCAGGCGACCCGCTCCCGGCTGGCGCTGACCTGGGGCGTCGAGACCTTCCTCGTGCCCTTCGTGTGGCACACCGACCAGATGGTCAAGCAGGTGGAGGAGACGCTGCTGCGCGAGCAGCGGTGCCAGCAGGGTGATGTCGTCGTCATCGTGGCCGGGTCGCCCCCGGGCGTGTCCGGCACCACCAACGCGCTGCGGATGCACCGGGTCGGTGACGCCATCCTGGGTCAGGCTCCGGCCTACACCCACGACCCCGAGGTCTGA
- a CDS encoding DsbA family protein — MPLVSGVVLLVVALVGGLVLWAVSRGGGLEAEGSANALPEGGGVSAGAAPSQDVPQVHLYEDFQCPFCGVLEGSIGAELAQRAEAGEIGLTVTTMSFLDGTLGNDSSHRAANAALCADDEGVFLDYHAAVFAGQPEQEGTGWTDEELLGFGAEAGLSGTALESFTTCAQGDAYGDYVEAMQERANRDGITGTPRLLVDGEPVGDDQMRALMAGPETLDEVLGSTP; from the coding sequence GTGCCCCTCGTCAGCGGGGTCGTCCTGCTGGTGGTCGCGCTCGTCGGCGGTCTGGTGCTGTGGGCCGTGTCCCGCGGCGGCGGGCTCGAGGCCGAGGGCAGCGCCAACGCGCTCCCCGAGGGCGGCGGTGTCAGCGCGGGCGCCGCGCCGTCGCAGGACGTGCCCCAGGTGCACCTCTACGAGGACTTCCAGTGCCCGTTCTGCGGGGTCCTGGAGGGGTCGATCGGGGCCGAGCTGGCGCAGCGCGCGGAGGCCGGCGAGATCGGCCTGACGGTCACCACGATGTCGTTCCTCGACGGCACGCTGGGCAACGACTCCTCGCACCGGGCGGCCAACGCCGCGCTCTGCGCCGACGACGAGGGGGTGTTCCTCGACTACCACGCCGCCGTCTTCGCCGGGCAGCCCGAGCAGGAGGGCACCGGCTGGACCGACGAGGAGCTCCTCGGGTTCGGCGCGGAGGCCGGGCTCTCCGGGACCGCGCTCGAGTCCTTCACGACGTGCGCGCAGGGTGACGCCTACGGCGACTACGTCGAGGCCATGCAGGAGCGCGCCAACCGGGACGGGATCACCGGGACGCCCCGCCTGCTCGTGGACGGCGAGCCGGTCGGCGACGACCAGATGCGGGCCCTCATGGCCGGACCCGAGACGCTCGACGAGGTCCTCGGCTCGACCCCCTGA
- a CDS encoding MauE/DoxX family redox-associated membrane protein — protein MTTLRQQPVRGVGSGSRLPDVVGLVLRLGLAGVLGYAGWTKVVDLTGSVQNVLAYDLFGYEVSRAVGVLLPVLELALAVLLLLGLLTRGAAAASAVLMVVFVAGIASAWVRGLSIDCGCFGTGGPVAPEETRYLSEMLRDVGFLAMAAWLVVRPRTPFSLDHHLLGRT, from the coding sequence ATGACCACCCTGCGGCAGCAGCCGGTCCGCGGGGTGGGGTCCGGGTCGCGACTGCCGGACGTCGTCGGCCTCGTGCTCCGTCTCGGGCTGGCGGGCGTCCTCGGGTACGCCGGGTGGACCAAGGTCGTCGACCTCACCGGGTCGGTGCAGAACGTCCTGGCCTACGACCTGTTCGGCTACGAGGTCTCCCGGGCCGTCGGCGTGCTGCTGCCCGTCCTGGAGCTCGCGCTGGCCGTCCTGCTCCTCCTGGGGCTGCTCACCCGCGGCGCCGCCGCGGCGTCCGCGGTGCTCATGGTGGTCTTCGTCGCCGGCATCGCCTCCGCGTGGGTCCGCGGCCTGTCCATCGACTGCGGCTGCTTCGGGACCGGAGGACCTGTCGCGCCCGAGGAGACGAGGTACCTCTCCGAGATGCTGCGCGACGTGGGTTTCCTCGCGATGGCGGCCTGGCTGGTCGTCCGGCCGCGCACGCCGTTCTCCCTCGACCACCACCTGCTCGGAAGGACCTGA
- the trpA gene encoding tryptophan synthase subunit alpha: protein MSVLDDVFAGCRAEGRSALVGYLPAGYPDLPTSLEAVRTLAAAGADVIEVGVPYTDPLMDGPVVEQAASTALRAGFRLKDVFTVVSAARDAGAVPVVMTYWNPVLRYGVDRFAQDLADAGGAGLITPDLIPDEAGAWRSAAQDQGLAPVFLVAPSSTDDRLRSTTQACRGFVYVASTMGVTGVRDAVGSDAERLVERTRAVTDLPLCVGLGVSTGDQAAQVAGFADGVIVGSALVRALGGDDGLGALERLTQELAAGVRRG from the coding sequence ATGAGCGTCCTGGACGACGTCTTCGCCGGCTGCCGCGCGGAGGGCCGCTCGGCCCTGGTCGGCTACCTCCCGGCCGGCTACCCCGACCTGCCGACGTCGCTGGAGGCGGTCCGCACCCTGGCGGCCGCCGGCGCGGACGTCATCGAGGTGGGGGTCCCCTACACCGACCCGCTCATGGACGGCCCGGTCGTCGAGCAGGCGGCCAGCACTGCGCTGCGGGCCGGCTTCCGGCTCAAGGACGTGTTCACGGTGGTCTCGGCCGCCCGGGACGCGGGTGCGGTGCCGGTCGTCATGACCTACTGGAACCCGGTGCTGAGGTACGGCGTGGACCGCTTCGCCCAGGACCTCGCCGACGCGGGGGGTGCCGGGCTCATCACTCCCGACCTCATCCCGGACGAGGCGGGTGCCTGGCGGTCGGCCGCGCAGGACCAGGGCCTGGCTCCGGTCTTCCTCGTGGCGCCGAGCTCGACCGACGACCGCCTGCGGTCCACGACCCAGGCCTGCCGCGGCTTCGTCTACGTCGCCTCCACGATGGGGGTCACGGGGGTGCGGGACGCGGTCGGCTCGGACGCCGAGCGCCTCGTCGAGCGCACCCGCGCCGTGACCGACCTCCCGCTCTGCGTCGGGCTGGGGGTCAGCACGGGTGACCAGGCCGCCCAGGTCGCCGGCTTCGCCGACGGCGTGATCGTCGGGTCGGCGCTCGTGCGGGCGCTGGGCGGGGACGACGGGCTGGGCGCGCTCGAGCGCCTGACCCAGGAGCTCGCCGCCGGGGTCCGCCGGGGATGA
- the trpB gene encoding tryptophan synthase subunit beta, whose amino-acid sequence MTTTQQVGDRFGDFGGRYVPEALVAALDELDAARTEAMADPDFLAELDRLQRDYTGRPSPLTEVPRFAAHAGGPRIFLKREDLNHTGSHKINNVLGQALLAVRMGKRRVIAETGAGQHGVATATAAALMGLECTVYMGQVDTERQALNVARMRLLGAEVVAVPTGSGTLKDAINEAMRDWVTHVDHTHYLLGTVTGPHPFPTMVRDFHAVIGQEARKQLDDVVGGLPDAVCACVGGGSNAIGIFHAFRDEPSVALWGFEAGGDGVETGRHAARFSGGEPGVLHGAATYVLQDADGQTLETHSVSAGLDYPSIGPEHAFLHDSGLARYAPVTDREAMDAFSLLCRTEGIIPAIESAHALAGALRIGPELGEGAVVLINLSGRGDKDVDTAARWFGLVDDEGQAQVDGETGAGGDEGGDA is encoded by the coding sequence ATGACGACGACCCAGCAGGTCGGTGACCGCTTCGGCGACTTCGGTGGTCGCTACGTGCCCGAGGCGCTGGTGGCGGCGCTGGACGAGCTCGACGCCGCGCGCACCGAGGCCATGGCCGACCCGGACTTCCTCGCCGAGCTGGACCGGCTGCAGCGCGACTACACCGGACGCCCCAGCCCGTTGACCGAGGTGCCGCGCTTCGCCGCGCACGCCGGTGGACCGCGCATCTTCCTCAAGCGCGAGGACCTCAACCACACGGGCTCGCACAAGATCAACAACGTCCTCGGACAGGCGCTCCTCGCCGTGCGCATGGGCAAGCGGCGGGTCATCGCGGAGACCGGGGCCGGCCAGCACGGCGTGGCGACGGCGACGGCGGCCGCGCTCATGGGCCTGGAGTGCACGGTCTACATGGGCCAGGTCGACACGGAGCGGCAGGCGCTCAACGTCGCCCGGATGCGGCTGCTGGGGGCCGAGGTGGTCGCCGTCCCGACGGGCAGCGGCACCCTCAAGGACGCCATCAACGAGGCCATGCGCGACTGGGTCACCCACGTCGACCACACCCACTACCTGCTCGGCACGGTGACCGGGCCGCACCCCTTCCCGACCATGGTGCGGGACTTCCACGCGGTCATCGGCCAGGAGGCCCGCAAGCAGCTGGACGACGTCGTGGGAGGGCTGCCGGACGCCGTGTGCGCGTGCGTCGGCGGCGGGTCCAACGCCATCGGCATCTTCCACGCCTTCCGCGACGAGCCGTCGGTGGCCCTGTGGGGCTTCGAGGCGGGGGGCGACGGCGTCGAGACCGGCCGGCACGCGGCGCGGTTCTCCGGCGGCGAGCCGGGGGTCCTGCACGGGGCCGCGACCTACGTCCTGCAGGACGCCGACGGGCAGACCCTGGAGACGCACTCCGTCTCGGCCGGGCTCGACTACCCCTCGATCGGCCCTGAGCACGCCTTCCTGCACGACAGCGGGCTGGCCCGCTACGCCCCGGTCACCGACCGCGAGGCGATGGACGCCTTCTCCCTGCTGTGCCGCACGGAGGGCATCATCCCGGCCATCGAGAGCGCGCACGCGCTCGCCGGGGCGCTGCGGATCGGGCCCGAGCTCGGTGAGGGCGCCGTGGTGCTCATCAACCTCTCCGGTCGCGGCGACAAGGACGTCGACACCGCCGCCCGCTGGTTCGGCCTCGTCGACGACGAGGGTCAGGCGCAGGTGGACGGCGAGACGGGAGCCGGTGGCGACGAGGGTGGGGACGCATGA
- the trpC gene encoding indole-3-glycerol phosphate synthase TrpC, giving the protein MSTVLEQIVSGVREDLDQRRRSTPLDEVQERARRAPSCRDAWASLSAPGTHVIAEVKRSSPSKGALAAIAEPASLAVDYEAGGAAVVSVLTEGRRFGGSLADLDAVRSAVDIPVLRKDFVVDPYQVWEARAHGADLVLLIVAALPQEVLVGLLERTEALGMQALVEVHDEAELERALSAGARIIGVNNRNLKTLEVDRGTFARLAPGIPGDRVAVAESGVRGPLDLVELAEAGAQAVLVGEALVTHGTPRDAVARMVAAGSHPAVHAGAEARAGGRR; this is encoded by the coding sequence GTGTCCACCGTGCTCGAGCAGATCGTCAGCGGGGTCCGCGAGGACCTCGACCAACGCCGGCGCTCGACGCCCCTGGACGAGGTCCAGGAGCGCGCCCGGCGTGCCCCGTCCTGCCGTGACGCCTGGGCGTCGCTGAGCGCACCGGGCACCCACGTCATCGCCGAGGTCAAGCGCAGCAGCCCGTCGAAGGGCGCGCTGGCGGCCATCGCCGAGCCGGCGTCGCTCGCCGTCGACTACGAGGCCGGCGGGGCGGCCGTGGTCAGCGTCCTCACGGAGGGCCGTCGCTTCGGGGGCTCGCTCGCCGACCTGGACGCCGTCCGCTCCGCGGTCGACATCCCCGTCCTGCGCAAGGACTTCGTCGTCGACCCCTACCAGGTCTGGGAGGCGCGGGCGCACGGCGCCGACCTCGTCCTGCTCATCGTCGCCGCGCTGCCCCAGGAGGTCCTCGTCGGGCTCCTCGAGCGGACCGAGGCGCTGGGGATGCAGGCCCTCGTCGAGGTGCACGACGAGGCGGAGCTGGAGCGTGCGCTCTCGGCCGGAGCCCGGATCATCGGCGTCAACAACCGCAACCTCAAGACCCTCGAGGTCGACCGCGGCACCTTCGCGCGGCTGGCGCCCGGCATACCGGGTGACCGGGTGGCGGTCGCCGAGTCCGGCGTCCGCGGACCCCTCGACCTCGTCGAGCTCGCCGAGGCCGGGGCCCAGGCCGTGCTCGTCGGGGAGGCGCTCGTGACCCACGGGACCCCCCGCGACGCGGTCGCCCGCATGGTGGCCGCCGGCTCCCACCCGGCGGTCCACGCCGGGGCCGAGGCCCGGGCAGGAGGACGACGATGA
- a CDS encoding HGxxPAAW family protein, giving the protein MHEDSHGHSVAAWVGVGIMLVASVVGSWGVVFSPDWLLYVGLVLGVVGALAWYLLDRAGMGDPHQHASEH; this is encoded by the coding sequence ATGCACGAGGACAGCCACGGACACAGCGTCGCCGCCTGGGTGGGCGTCGGCATCATGCTGGTCGCCAGCGTCGTCGGGAGCTGGGGTGTCGTGTTCTCCCCGGACTGGTTGCTCTACGTCGGGCTCGTCCTCGGCGTCGTCGGGGCCCTCGCGTGGTACCTCCTCGACCGCGCCGGCATGGGCGACCCGCACCAGCACGCCTCCGAGCACTGA
- a CDS encoding Trp biosynthesis-associated membrane protein: MLVLLAASTGLVSTGQPWVVRQGVDAAGVATQESWTGRELAAPAVALLLVVAAAALTGLAWRGRGAVAARVLALAAAVAALVLVVAARPQDPTPWWWVGLGGAAVAVLGALVAALPAGSRGTEPGDPAQAGRRTRSGVRQGGDVHELARRSDEASWSALSRGEDPTLAPGRTEEGAAGTMSDEGRTGPPSR; this comes from the coding sequence GTGCTCGTCCTCCTCGCCGCGAGCACCGGCCTGGTGTCCACCGGCCAGCCCTGGGTGGTCCGGCAGGGGGTCGACGCGGCCGGGGTGGCCACCCAGGAGTCCTGGACGGGTCGGGAGCTGGCGGCCCCCGCGGTCGCGCTGCTCCTCGTCGTGGCCGCCGCCGCGCTGACCGGGCTGGCGTGGCGCGGGCGAGGTGCTGTCGCCGCCCGGGTGCTGGCCCTCGCCGCGGCGGTCGCGGCGCTCGTGCTCGTCGTGGCGGCCCGCCCCCAGGACCCGACCCCCTGGTGGTGGGTCGGCCTGGGTGGTGCGGCGGTGGCGGTCCTCGGCGCCCTCGTCGCGGCCCTCCCCGCAGGCTCCCGAGGCACCGAGCCGGGCGACCCGGCCCAGGCGGGTCGCCGCACCCGGTCGGGGGTGCGGCAGGGCGGGGACGTGCACGAGCTCGCCCGCCGCTCCGACGAGGCGTCCTGGTCGGCGCTCTCGCGGGGGGAGGACCCGACGCTCGCACCTGGTCGGACCGAGGAGGGGGCGGCTGGCACAATGTCCGACGAGGGTCGGACCGGCCCGCCCAGCCGCTGA